Part of the Nostoc sp. ATCC 53789 genome, CTCTCCTACGCCCCGGTTTTTATAATTTCAGCAGTTACTCGCACCGGCTTAGAGCCGATGTTACAAGAAATCTGGGGAATTCTCGACCAAATGAAGGTTCCTGAAGAAGTGGAGGCATTGAGATAATTCGTAATTCGTAATTACTACTTCATTGGCAGGAAAGAGCAAATATAGATGATTGGAAAAACCACATCTGTCGTAGGGGCAATTCACGAATTGCCCCTACAGCGAGGCTCTATTCTCATCAAAGAATGATTAATAAAAATCTAAAACGACGTATTGACGTTGATACACAACATAATTGTTTTGCAACCTTTGTAAATCTAATCGTAATAAAAGCTCTTAAAATTACGAATTACGAATTACGAATTACGAATTATATGCTCAAGGCTTAACTTCTGAAGGGGTTAAAGTAGCATATTGTTCAGAAGAAAGCGTCGCTTCTTTCACATTGATTTTCTTAGTGATAAATTTCTGCTCATAGAATAAGTCAGCAATTTTCTGCTGTCCTGACAAAACTTCTTCGCTAAGGGGTCTTAATGTATAAAGCCTACGTTTCGATACCAGTTCTAGTGTTGGAACATCAATTTTCGCTTCAGGTGAAATTAGTTCAGCTACTTGACGTGGGTTAGCTTCAGCCCATTTGCCAATGTTATTGACTTCTTCTAATATGACTTTAACTACATCAGGATTATCTTTGACGAAATTACGCGAGCCTAACCAGTAGCCTCCTTGGGTAGTAATTCCCTTACCATCCCGGATAATCCGAATCCTAGCAGTTTTCTGAAATAGAGCAAGGTGGGGGTCGCCAATTACAGCTGCATCAACGCTCTTACGCTCAAATGCAGCACGAGTTTCTAATGGTGTGAGATTAATGTGTTTAATATCGCTGAGTTTCAGCCCTGCTTCTTGCAAAACCTTCAAAACGAAATACTGCTGTGCAGTAGCTCTTTGAAAGGCCAATCCTTTACCTTTGAGGTCAGCTATTGTCTTGATTGGAGAATCTTTATCGACTACAACAGCAGTTCCCTCACCAGTTCCAGGTTTGCTACTAGCAACATAAACAAAAGGAACACCCGACGCTTGAGCAAAAATGGGGGGAGTTTCACCGACAAAGCCGAAATCTACACTTCCTACATTCATTGCTTCCAAAAGTTGTGGGCCAGCAGCAAATTTTGACCATTCGACTTTCATGCCCAGTGGGGTTAAACGTTTCTCTAACAGTCCTTTAATCTTGAGTAAGTCTCCAGCTGTCATATAGCCCATGTGTAAGACTTTTGTCTTAGTGCTATTAGAGCTATTGGAGGCGTTAGCGGTTTGCTCTGGTGTATTTTGTGCTTTACAACTGACTAAAGTCATGGATAAACTGAATACTCCTCCTACTAAGAATAGTAGAGAGTAATTGAACAGCTTGAAGTAAGATTTGCGCGATATTTCTACCATAATGGATTAGTAAATATTTAATGTTTTCGTTTTTTAGCTACTGAATTTCTACCGTTTGCACTACTGGCAATTAGCTAGAAATTTAAATGAAATTTTTAGCTGATAAATTTAATTAAGCAGTTTTACCAATGACACACAATCACAAACTACGCTAAATCGACCGATTTAGCGTAGTTTGTTGTTTGTACGGATGCTATCATAGACTTCTGCAAGAATCAAGCAGTAAATAAAGCCATCATTCCATAGAGACGATTTTTTAACTTTGAGCAAAGAAAGAGGACGATTTCTTGATCGAGGTGCCTCTTGTTACAGAGATAGTTGCCACTTACTGGTACAGGAACACGCAGCAATTTTATACTCAATTATGCTATGTACACTTACAGGCGAAAAACCGACAGCCTCATATTTGCTGGATTAGGTAATATCATGTCCGGCTAATTAGTTGTCATTGCGAACGAAGTGTTGATGGAGCATCTCGTAGAGAAGCAATCTTCGAAATGTTGCAATTGCTGTGTTCCAATCACAATGGCATATCCTAAGTGATTAGGAGGACATGATATAAAGCGATCGCAGACTATAACTATAAACTAGCTTCATCTATCATCTATATTCTGATCCGAGATACGGCATTCCTCGGTGAAATTGGCAGCCCAAACTGTACTTTGTAATCCAAGTCAGTGCGGCTAGTTCACGTAGAAATTGATACAAAAGCTTAAAGGCTTTGCTTACTGGTAAAAAAACGGAGTTAGACTAGAATTGCAGGGTAACAATCAGAGGAAAATTATGATGAGCGATCGCGACTATACATTAATCATTGATAAAAGCGGTAGTATGTCCACACCCGACCAAGTGGGCGGTAGAAGTAGATGGGAGATTGCCCAAGAGTCTACACTCGCTTTGGCAAGAAAGGCCGAACAGTTTGACCCCGATGGCATCACAGTTTACTTGTTTTCCGGTAGATTTAAACGCTACGATGATGTCACTTCAGCCAAAGTCGCACAGATATTTCTCGAAAATGACCCTGCTGGGACGACAAACTTAGCTGGTGTGCTTCAAGACGCACTCAATAATTACTTTCAACGTAAAGCAGCGGGTAAAAGCAAGCCAAACGGAGAGACAATTTTAGTCATCACCGATGGTGAACCAGACGATCGCAAAGCTGTATTTGAAGTTATCATTCATGCTACTCGCCAGATGGAGCGTGATGAAGAATTAGGAATTTCGATCATTCAAGTAGGTTCAGATGCCCAAGCAACTAAGTTCCTTAAAGCTTTGGATGACCAGTTGCAAAGTGTCGGCGCTAAATTTGATATTTGCGACACGGTTACTTTAGACGACTTAGAAGAAATGAGTCTTGTAGATGTATTGACGAACGCAATAACTGACTAATGGGTTGATTGCCTATAGTTGAGTAACCGATTTTAAATTTTAGGTTGAAGAAATCAAAACTTAAATCTGGGTTTATAGCGACTATTTTCAACTATGGAAAAATCTCAAATTCCAAATTTATTTCCCAATACCTACTTTTAGGTTAACGGTTAAAATAAAATCCAAAATCTAAAATTGATTGACTCTTAACTGGAGAATTGAATAATGCTAGAAAATCGTGATTACACCTTAATTATTGACAAAAGCGGCAGCATGGCAACCCAAGATCAAAAGGGTGGCAGAAGTAGATGGTTTGCAGCACAGGAATCTACTTTAGCATTAGCTAGCAAGTGTGAGCAATTTGACCCAGATGGTATCACTATTTATTTATTTTCTGGTAAATTCAAGCGATACGAAAACGTTACATCCAGTCTAGTAGGGCAAATTTTCCGAGAAAATGATCCCTCTGGTACAACTGACTTGGCAGGTGTGTTGAAACATGCAACTGACGATTACTTACAACGCAAAGCAGCCGGTCAAACAAAGCCAAATGGTGAAACAATTTTAGTGGTTACTGATGGTGAACCAGACGATCGCAAAGCAGTTATGAAGGTAATTATTGAAGCTTCTCGCCGCATCGATCGAGATGAAGAATTAGCCATTTCCTTCATTCAAGTAGGTACAGATCCCCAAGCTACTCGCTTTCTGAAAGTCTTAGATGATGAACTTCAAAGTGCTGGTGCTAAGTTTGATATCTGTGACACCATTACTATGGAAGATATGGAAGATATGAGTCTATCAGAAGTCTTGCTCAATGCTATTAATGACTAGATATACCATTTATAGGAATTGCAAAAATGGATTCCATTGATAAGCTGTTAGCCGAACTCAAAACTGAATATAAAGAAGTAAAACCACAACAGCAACAGTCCAAATCAGCCACAGCCAAAGCTTTTATTCCACCATTGCCAAAATCGGCATCTTTGATGGATAACATTTTGGCAGAGGTTAAGGCTAATTTTGCAGAAGAGGATGCTGCTATTGAGTTAAAAAAACAACAAGAACTAGAAAAGGAGCGAATTCGCCAAGAACAACTCAAAGCCAAACAATTAGAGGGTTTGAAAATACAGGCAAAAGAATGGTTAGCCAAAGTAGATCCACTTTCGTCGGAAGGACTTTGGTTTGAAAGGTTTGCTGAAAGTTACCCCTCAAAATTAGAGGCAGCGATTGAATATTTAAGAAGCAATGAATAAATGTCTTCAAACAAGAATGT contains:
- a CDS encoding aliphatic sulfonate ABC transporter substrate-binding protein, with translation MTLVSCKAQNTPEQTANASNSSNSTKTKVLHMGYMTAGDLLKIKGLLEKRLTPLGMKVEWSKFAAGPQLLEAMNVGSVDFGFVGETPPIFAQASGVPFVYVASSKPGTGEGTAVVVDKDSPIKTIADLKGKGLAFQRATAQQYFVLKVLQEAGLKLSDIKHINLTPLETRAAFERKSVDAAVIGDPHLALFQKTARIRIIRDGKGITTQGGYWLGSRNFVKDNPDVVKVILEEVNNIGKWAEANPRQVAELISPEAKIDVPTLELVSKRRLYTLRPLSEEVLSGQQKIADLFYEQKFITKKINVKEATLSSEQYATLTPSEVKP
- a CDS encoding VWA domain-containing protein, giving the protein MMSDRDYTLIIDKSGSMSTPDQVGGRSRWEIAQESTLALARKAEQFDPDGITVYLFSGRFKRYDDVTSAKVAQIFLENDPAGTTNLAGVLQDALNNYFQRKAAGKSKPNGETILVITDGEPDDRKAVFEVIIHATRQMERDEELGISIIQVGSDAQATKFLKALDDQLQSVGAKFDICDTVTLDDLEEMSLVDVLTNAITD
- a CDS encoding VWA domain-containing protein is translated as MLENRDYTLIIDKSGSMATQDQKGGRSRWFAAQESTLALASKCEQFDPDGITIYLFSGKFKRYENVTSSLVGQIFRENDPSGTTDLAGVLKHATDDYLQRKAAGQTKPNGETILVVTDGEPDDRKAVMKVIIEASRRIDRDEELAISFIQVGTDPQATRFLKVLDDELQSAGAKFDICDTITMEDMEDMSLSEVLLNAIND